TTGAAGAATTATAAACTTAAATAACATGTGTGTTCTAGGAGAGGATATTTTGTATGGTTTTCCCTGTTTTTCTAAGAGCATATTTTACATCTTTATTCCTCAAGCTGTAGATCAATGGATTTAACATGGGAATTATTAAGGTATAAAATATGGAAGCCACCTTGTCAGTGTTTAAGGAGTCACTGGACTTAGgttgcatatacataaatatcaaaGTCCCATAGAAGACAGTGACCACTGTCAGATgagacccacaggtggagaaagCCTTCCGCCTGCCCTCAGTAGAGTTCATCCTGAAAATTGCTCTGAGAATGAGCAGATAGGAGACAAGGATGATCAGCGGTGAAGAAATCAAGTTGGTAGTTGATAAAATTGCAattatcatttcattttcctttttatttgaacAGAGCAGAGATATCAAAGGGAGAACATCACAATAGAAATGACTGATAATATTGTGGtcacagaaagaagaagaaaaaatatttatggtgACTATGAGAGCAACAAATATACTGTAAAGGTATGGGACTACTACCAGGACCCAGCACACTCTTTGTGATATAATGATATTATAGAGGAGTGGTTTACAGATGGCAACATACCGGTCATAAGACATTGCAGACAGAATAAAAAATTCGCTAACAATGAACATATTGAAGAATGATAACTGGGCAGCACAAGTATAAAATGATATTGTATTTTGTTCTACAAGAAAATTTTGCAACATTTTTGGTCCCACGGCTGTTGAATAACCAAGGTCAGTAGTAGCGAGGTGTCtgagaaaaaagtacatgggtgttTGCAGCCTGGAGTCCACCATGGTAAGGATGATCATGCCCAAGTTGCCCACCAGTGAGAACATATAGATGATGAGGAACAGTCCAAACAATGGGGCCTGCAGCTCAGGGCGGTCAGTAATGCCCACAAGGATGAATTCAGTCACCATTGTGAAGTTGTGATTCTCCATTGGATTTATAAGTTATTCTGCTTTGTGTGGAAATCATTGCAcagtcaatatatatatacatatatttatgtgtataaattatGTCTTTAAATTGTAGATAGTTATTGATAGAATAttgatgaaatttatttttcttatattttcatttctgatatggTTACTACCACATTGTAGCACTTAATAATTGCGTACTTGTGATAATGTAAGATATTTTCCAGTAATAGAACATATActtaataaaaagtttttaaaatgcaaattattttcatgtgtagATTTATAGAATCTTAAGATAAATATAGGAGTTATGGAGTATTTATCACATTCCATATTTGTAAGCTTGATGAATAAGCTTAGTGTTATTCTTTACACTCAGAATTGTCTTGAGTTGAAGAAACATAACATCATGTAATAAGTCTATCTCTGCCATCATCTTACACCTACCTAGCATGTACAAACATTCCTATGGAAAAATAAGGtaagatatataaaattattttttggcaTATACGAAGACAAGACATCTTTGTATGGACTTTGAAACATGAAGTAGAAATAAGTGATCAACAAGTTTGTGCTTCTACTACATAGTCCAAAAAGATGATGAACACACATTTTTCAAAAAATCTCTAAATACACTAACTGACCTGAATATATTGTCCATATTGTTCTaatttctgcctctctcttctatCACTTGGTGACCATTTGTTTTCTGTATCCTAGATGCTCCACCACTCTGGCTTTAGTATAATATTTGTAGGTGATACTCAGTAAACTGCAGCCAAATATAATTTAGGATTCTTAAACAGAAACATAAGGATAGAgctaacatttttgttttcaaattttatctctaaACAAAGTTAGAACACTTTATTTACTATCTATCTTGTAGGTTTACACTAAGTATaaaattgagtgtgtgtgtgtgtgtgtgtgtgtgtgtgtgtatgtgtgtgagagagagacagagagagagagagagagagagagagagagagagggagagagagagagaagcaggagagaggaaaTATTTTATCTAGGAAAATACTGTGAATGTTTAAAAAGATAGTTAATACTATTTGCTCTCTCAACCTCAGAACATATGgttttaaaatagcataaaatagAGACATGAAGAGGTATTATTGATTCCAAGACTTGTAGAATATTAGAATGAATAGATACTGAGCAATAAATGATTTATCTAGATGTTGAGACCATAGAAAAAGATGTACACAGCTTTCTCATGCTTAAACAACAGagctctgtgtgagtgtgttacCTGCAGTAAAACTCTTGTCTTCATTTCCAACTGTGGTTCTGAGCTTTCATTTTGATATCTatatttgtgtctttttaaacCATAGAGACTCTCCCTGAGGATACAcaaaaatttattaattataatcaAATGTTTGAAAGTTTAATGAGATAATGACTAGAGGTTTTCAACCCTCAGGATTAATTTGTCATCAACTgtgatttacttatttgtttttatctatgCATTCACATTGATAAATACTTACAATAAAATATTGAGTGAAGATTCTAAAGAATAAACATGTGCTCTTCTGTTTATTGCAACAGATGTAATTTCCAAGATGCAAATAATGAAATATCCAATTATACATGAATGAACACAAACATCATTTATACAAGCAGTAGagtattataatatatacaaaaataatgtattattcTACCTTTAAAAATGCAATCTATGTCAACAGGGATGAACATGAAGAATACCATGCTGAATGAAATAAtgcttaattaaattattataaatatggtaACGTTTTAATTGCATAAACTgcattaaattagaaaaaagggaaaaaggtgGAGAGATCAAATGATCAGTTCAATTTTGTCAATATTCACACAGaacaaaattgaaaaggaagactACTGCATTAGAAATTACTGATGGCTTGTGCATATagaaaatcttaatttttattagaacAGACAAATTTGTCCAGTAAAGATAATAATTTCTGCAAAATAGGACGACCGTAAATGCAGAAGTTTACTAATGGCCATATAGTGGTCAAAGGACATTAAATTAGAATAAACTGTCACAACCTACTTGTGTGGCACAAAATCTAAAAGATACTGTCTTTTGATCCacaataaaatatcataaaacttTGGTTCTGATATCTGTTTAATATACAAGAATTGTAAGCTGAGAATCCTTCTTAgtaggaggaacaaaatacccatggaaggagttacagagacaaagttcagaacagagactaaagaaatgaccatccagagactgccccacatggggatccatcccataaacaatcaccaaagccagacacaatggcaaatgccaacaagaggtTACTGACAgaagcatgatatagctgtctcctgagaggctctgccagtgcctggcaaatacagaagtagatcatccattggacagagcacagggtccccaatgaaggagctagagaaactatccaaggagctgaaggggtttgcagccccttaggaggaatatcaatattaactgaccagtacccccagatctccctgggactaaaccaccattcaaagaaatcacatggtggaacttgtggctctagctgtatatgtagcagaggatggcctagtcggtcatcaatgggagtagaggctctaggttctgtgaaggttctttgccccagtataggggaatgccatgactgggaatgggagtgggtaggttgggtagcagggagatgggggagatgataggggatttttggagggcaaactaggaaaggagataacgtttgaaatgtaaataaagaaaatatctaataaaatatacccACATTGCTTATCATTGAGATCAGATAAATGGTTAGAAAAAATTCTAACAATGATACCTATATCACCTAGCAATTTGTGATGACTGAAATGATGATTTCAGTCACTACTTATGATAGCTTATCAGatgaatttttctaaataaaatattatattatcaaCAGAGTTCAACTATTATTATTTAGAGGAATTCTTATAAACTATTATTGGTTAAGGAAAtgtaattctttcatttttaatatttaatattctgtatttaatatacatatataacacaccaGTATATATctttcaaaatagaaatagacaaaGTTATACAGATATGATTCCGAAGTAGATTTGTgttacaaaataatattatttgaTGTTTACCAGTATTTGCTTTTGTAACTGTAGGAGTTATGTCCTTCCCTCAGATCAGGTGACTGCAACCCAATTAAACTGCAAAATATCCTACTTAATCAAATTGGACCCTAAAAATATTACTGGATTGATTATTGCTTTCAAGGTTAACAATCCCATGGAGACATTGAGATAATGGGTAggtacacaataaataaaaatgtgttacaAAGTAGAGGTGGAGATACAATTTATTGACATAGAcattaaaatgtttcaatattttcaaaatatttgctgacatatatgtgaatgtttatttctatttttaaattttgatttcatctttttataattataactGCATAGTGAAATGTAATCAGTGCATTTACTAATATGtaataatgaatataataattATCCTGCAAAAGCAgctatgaacatttaaaaaattccacCACCAATCATTGAAAACTGAATTATGAAATGCTTAAACTTACAGATACAGGAGCCAAAAGTGTCATATTGTAAAAGATATTGAGTAGATATGTGATTAAGTTTACTACTGAAGATcaagcacgcctttaattccagcactccagaggtagaagcagccagatttctgagttcgaggccagcctggtctacaaagtgaggtccaggacagccaggcatatacagacaaaccctgtctcgaaaaaaaccaaaaaaagaaaaaataataataaaaaagaaaatcttaactGTGAATAGAATAGTCACAATTGTGCAGTAAGATAATGCTACTAGTAACCAAAATAATATTCTTGACATGAGAGGTTCATAAAAGCAGAAAATAGTGGCTAGATAGTGGTCctaggtcattgaaacagaataaaaaaatcttataagCAATGAGCCAAAGACAGAATGCTAACTATGTATCACAAATGCTAAAAGATACTGGTTTTTATCAGCAATAAAGTTTCTTAAGATTTTGGTTCCAACAGCTATTGAACTCTTCTAGCTAtatttctgagaaagaaatacaTGCAGCCAGGAGCCAACCATGGTAATGAGGATCATGCTCAAGCTGTGTGTCATGGAAACCAAATAGATGATGAGGAACAATCAGAAAAATGATGCCTATAGCTGAGGGAGATTTGTGGTATCCAGCAAGATGAATTGGGTCACCACTCTGACTTGTGCTTCTCCATCCTaggtaatcattttttttttttcgttaagTAAAACATCACTTTATCAACAGAATTTAGTAATTTTCAGaggaatttttataaaatattaaacaaatttgtttcaaattaaaatatgtaaaatttcatCATTGATACACATGTGTAACACATGTATAGATGACTTTATAAACAGAAATACAGATTAGAAGAATGTTTCTGAAGTAGATTTGTGTTACAAAATAACGTTATTTAATATGTACAGATATTTGGTCTTGCAGTCTTGGAGGTATGTCCCCTCCTAATATCTGGTGgtaaaaccaaaactaaattGAGAAATATTGTACTTCATCAAATATTTAGATTCTAAAAATACTTAGTAGATGTTTTACTAGTTTGAACATTGAATAATTCATTTTCTATAACACATAATGGTAAATTTTAGCAATGTTCTGACCTGAGTATATCTCCGTGGGCATGGTAACCTAATACAGTTTTTATATAGGTTTACTTCATACATTTAATCATTCATGGATAGGGAATTAATATTCTAATTGGATCATATATTTAAGATTTAGATATATGTTAGAGCTACAAAATGATTTTGTAGAATTTgagattataaaaaaaattgagggAAGAAAACTTTGTTAAACTAAACCAATATTTTTGAACTGTCATATCCTCTGTTAATAAACAGGTAACATTTAAAACACAGCATACATGTCAGTATGTTTATTATCAGTGTcactgtttttcattttatatgattAGATATGCCATACACACCctagcaaagaaacaaaatgttctaAGAAGACATTTGTCATGATTCTTGCATGTGGCAGAAACATCCTCCTCCTAGCACAAGATTAACTCCCCATTATGATAAAGGACACAGTGCAAATAACTCTGTAATGAGAGAAGATACTTCTAAGAACCAGGAGGTTACACATCATAGTGTAAATTACAATAAAGCAGCAGCACTAAATATTGAAAACTGCATGTTTcaatatatttaatagaaaaacaaaaaaatgattcaCAGTAAGAAAGGTAGACATATTATTCTCtgaaaaaaagacaatgaaaccAACTTGTCAACATCTTagttaaagatttatgtatactTTTATGTATAATTTGTGGATATAAACTAAACCTTGCAAGTTGTGTGCTTCCAATATTTTGCCTATATTGTTTTGAATCCTGAATTTCAAAAAATGAATTTCttatagtaaaaattttaaaaattagatcattaaaatatataattaatgctATAAATTGCAGAAACCACCATTTCTCTCTTCTATTGGcttgttttacaaattataaaaagtttttaaaggtACATTTGATATAAATTTTTTTCAACAAGCAAGTCAAACACTTGAATTTTTGTCTTATCaagtattttccaaatattttggtGAGATCtagtacaaaataaagaaaatttgtcaTTACTAGAAAGTTGTCAAATGTGTTCTTACTCTCTATGTCAATAAAATCTTGATTTTCAGCTCCAGGCATTACTGTTAGTAAAGCAGAATTTGAAAAAtttatacaatttgcaaaacaaagtaaagaaaGGACATGTTTATTAAGTAAAATgcattaacaaaattagaaaaaactAATCTTGAAATTTGAGATGCCAGCTTCCCCAAATCCTGTAGATATTCTGCTGTACAATTGAACTGAAGGAAAAGAACATGCAGGTTAAACATACCTAATTCACCTTGTTTATATCTACTTAACAATCAGTGGTAAAAACCTAAAGGACATGACCCAGAGGGGTTATGCCTAATGTATCATCTGGTTAGGAATTAGCAAAAGGAAAATCTGGTATGTGATGgataaaacaaacccaaagcaaatcaaaccaagccaaacaaaacaacaagtacagctgggcggtggtgtttgcacacctttaatcccagcacttgggaggcagaggcaggcagatttctgagttcgaagctagcctggtctacaaaatgcgttccaggatagccagggctacacaagaaaccctgtctcgaaaaaaaccaaaccaaaccaaaccaaaccaaaacaaaaacaacaacaaatacaagcaaacaaacaaaacaataaaaccacaaCACTTCAGGAACAAAATCTTTTCTTTGGTGCTCCCCAAGgaaaaatttatattcttttcattttatttgattacattttaaatgttatcccctttcctggtttccctcttcAAACCTTCTATCCTGTCTCCCTTGCCCTTtgtctatgagggtgctcccccatgcACTTACCCACTCATGCACACTGCCCTAGCATCGTTCCACAATGGgtcatcaagcctttacaggaccaagtgcctcctctccaattgatgccagatgaggctacttcagctccttcagtcattcccctAACTATTCCATTGGTGTCATCCCctgattggctgagagcatctacctctgaATTGGTCAGCAACTGACAGAGCCTATCTGGAGCTCTGTATCAGGCTCATGTAggaagtacttcttggcatctacaatagtgtctggtttggtgtgtgcatgtgggatggatccccagatggggcagtgtctgattggcctttccttcagtctctgctctactttttGCCCCTatatttcctttggacaggagcaatgctgggttaaaattttggagatgggtgggtggccccgtCCCTCAACCAGGAGGACAgtgcctaatctctggatatggtcttgaaaggttctccctcccctctgtgggttatttcagctaatgccatccctgTGGGATCTAGGGAGGCTATTGCTTTCCTGGCATcagggactttctggttgctacccccagttccccatgccCCATTACAACACACCtctattcaattttctgaccctctgtaagtctcctccatctcctcccatacccgaatctttgcttctttttttccctccatatCTTTTCTAGCACCCAAGTCCTTccatcctctacttcccttgataaTTTTGTTCACCGTTTTAAGTTtgactgaagcacccacatttgGTTTACCTTCCCCTTGAGAGTCATGTGGTCACTGAGTtctatcatgggtattcc
The DNA window shown above is from Mus pahari chromosome 3, PAHARI_EIJ_v1.1, whole genome shotgun sequence and carries:
- the LOC110318640 gene encoding olfactory receptor 8K3-like, giving the protein MENHNFTMVTEFILVGITDRPELQAPLFGLFLIIYMFSLVGNLGMIILTMVDSRLQTPMYFFLRHLATTDLGYSTAVGPKMLQNFLVEQNTISFYTCAAQLSFFNMFIVSEFFILSAMSYDRYVAICKPLLYNIIISQRVCWVLVVVPYLYSIFVALIVTINIFSSSFCDHNIISHFYCDVLPLISLLCSNKKENEMIIAILSTTNLISSPLIILVSYLLILRAIFRMNSTEGRRKAFSTCGSHLTVVTVFYGTLIFMYMQPKSSDSLNTDKVASIFYTLIIPMLNPLIYSLRNKDVKYALRKTGKTIQNILS